The Gadus morhua chromosome 16, gadMor3.0, whole genome shotgun sequence DNA window TGAGCTGGGTTCTGATCCCGGCCCTGGTTCTGATCCCGGCCCTGGTTCTGATCCCGGCCCTGGTTCTGATCCCGGCCCTGGTTCTGATCCCGGCCCTGGTTCTGATCCCGGCTCTGGTTCTGATCCCGGCCCTGGTTCTGATCCCGGCCCTGGTTCTGAGCAGGCCTGTTTGGGGTGAGGAGGTACGGCGTCCACATCAACGGGTTCTGCCGGAGCGCCGACGGGGGGCTCAGGATGTGGCTGGCCCGCCGCTCCGCCACCAAGCAGACGTACGCCGGCCGCCTGGACAACCTGGTGAGtgaggctagggttagggttagggttagctaatggcgcgtttccactgcagggtgcgttACGGTTTGGTTcccaaaggtgcggtacggattgcgtttccaccgccaaaattggccgtgacccggactgagccgtactcgttttttcctcgtcttcagtactcctccgttggggtactgagacgcctgaaagggtgccggaaaattcgagctacacaccccctccgttgattggtcgaaagaatcgtcacttccgggcgacgtggggataaaaacaaacaaacagtagccacgaggtattattctttacaatgaacatgtcgcgtaaaacgcttgcttgggcgaacaaggaggtggagacgttcctctgcattcttggggaggaagacgttgtttacgatgtttacgtagctgccgcggcgatcgacatccggcctaccataaagggtactgtcggcggtggaaacgcgacctcggaactgagctgggccccgtttcccgaaagcgtcgttagcctaagtggatcgtgaagtgcgtcgaaagggcatcgtagagttttcaccgcgtttcccgaaagcatcgtggggaacgaacgtcttgaaaacgctcgtagctaacgagtactccaggggtgctcgtaggtactcgtaggactctaagagaatcgtcagctatagcctcagtggcgacaccatcggacattccgtctattggatgcgttttagtaaaacgcattgcgcctttatgttcttagtttggtaattaataaagattattaattaatttattaataaagatgttaaaatggccaaaataaaacgggacagtccagaaaatgtttgcgcaggcagggcactcaaaatgtgtgagagaaagtggggggatttgtgcagactgacataggctactcataaaacgtagcataaaataatgtacaaaataaaatacaattaaaaaaattaaaaataaagaaataaaataaattataaaaaacaagcaaaggagcaggcaaaaggctgggatatggtggggattggtcacgttgacgggaatgtttagtgacatgtgggagggtggagggggttaaaaaaaagtctcaatcactcttcgacgcgcatgaaaaccagccgcgtagttatgagggaggccgtcctcacaccgatcttcctcgtcgtcatcgtcctcagcgtcctccggttcaagcaatgccaccccagccttagctgcaatgttgtgcaacatagccgtcacacatatcacggcgcatgacttggccggcgaaaactggagccctccgcctgacttgtgaaggcatctaaagcgcaacttccacctcccgatcgtgcgctcaacgatgcaccgggccagacggtgggcttcgttgtattcctcatcaatacataccttaccctatttccggaggggcttttatagccaatcaaattatcaatcaaggaaacccttatgcggaatcagattaagtcggctctctttgctgcgcaaagcatgtttcagaaatcagcccattaagataaatgtagttgtcacacaagctatttttaattttttgtcatatggaattatttcaggggggaaaatgccgtgaaacgcacagtgcattcaggattaggactgatatatgtcggtttaagcctaatcaattgtgttttaatgtctttagcattcatataattgcagtctatttttttcgtaggctactctgctgttgtccttgatggggatatattttaaccctttttaacacaattttcctgcgacattcctgcgtctccccctcctacagagcccatttaagcaccgtgtcagtagacagttacaatcctacgacgtcgtgagtgcagcgaatgcgcgttcacgttaagaggagtttcgggaaacgctccaaagaaattatcgatggatcgcaagatccatcgggagaatgatcgtacgagcgaagatccatcgttatcgggaaacggggcccagggctataccgccccctccctaccggactgaggcgaaccgaaccgtaccgcaccctgcagtggaaacgcagcataaccctaaccctaacccaacctgGTGAGTGAGGCCCGCTAGAAGGATCCTATAGATAACACATATGTTATATAGGCCTTTTATGCATCAAAATAAGCTCtttgtattcatttatatttatttgttttcactgATAAGGAGGTTCATGACTGCTGCTTGTATAGTTGATGGGCGTACGATCATTAAACTTGCAACTAGCTGTTAGTATTAGTAGTACTGTGTCAGTACGACGGTCAATGTTAGTATTAGTAGTACTGTGTCAGTACGACGGTCAATGTTAGTATTAGTAGTACTGTGTCAGTACGACGGTCAATGTTAGTATTAGTAGTACTGTGTCAGTACGATGGTCATTGCAAAGCGTTTTCCTGCATATGCATCAACACTAGCTAAGCTTTTCCAGGTCTGTCATTGGATAAAGAGAAGGATTCCAATAAGACACGGTATGAAGGAGGAGGTTAAAGCCCCGCTGCGCCTCTCCTCAGGCGGCCGGCGGCCTGGCTGCAGGGATGGGCATCGGAGACACCGCGCTAAAGGAGTGTGAAGAGGAGGCCTGCATCCCAGCAGCCATCGCTGTGAAGGCTAGATCGGTCACCACGGTGAGGTGAGTGGTCATGTACTGGTCCAATCAGGTACCATCGCTGTAGGTCATGTGTTCGTCAAGTACTGGTCCAATCAGGTACCATCGCTATAGGCCATGTGTTCGTCAAGTACTGGTCCAATCAGGTACCATCGCTATAGGCCATGTGTTCGTCAAGTACTGGTCCAATCAGGTACCATCGCTATAGGCCATGTGTTCGTCAAGTACTGGTCCAATCAGGTACCATCGCTGTAGGCCATGTGTTCGTCATGTTCTGGTCCAATAGGGTACCGTTCGTCTAAGCACAAGGGGGCTGACCTCCAGTCTGCATAAGGTATGCAGACTGGAATTTCATTGAATATCTGGCTATTAATGAGGAATGTATTTTCAGACTTGACCACTGCACACTCATTGTAAATCTAAATTGCACGTCAAAATGTACATATTAAACTATTTGTCATTGGGTATTGGATCACTAGTGTGTGTAATAAATTCTTTAAAAATAGCATTTTGACACGTATCATCAATATGTCATGTCATAATGCTATTCGTTAACCCATTTATTTACATAAATTATCTATAAGGGCACATATTAAGAAGAGCTCTTTGGAATCAAATGACAACATTGAGTTTGCTTCATGAGTTGATGAATGACAAAACCTTGTGCGTTTGAAGCTACACctacgaggaagaggaaggaattTTTCCAGAGAGCCAGTTTGTCTTCGACCTCGAACTTCCTGCTGATTTCCAGCCCAGAGTTGGGGACGGAGAAGTGCAGGAATTCTACTTTCTGCCGATGGATAAGGTGGGTAATAAAAAATGAGTCAGCGTccttgcaattttttttttttatgttactaTTTTAgcatacgcttttatccaaaatgacTTGCAGTAAGGGGTTTGGTAGCTTTCTCTCATGGCTTCAGGTAGGTGGTGGAAATGGAGAAACACACCAAGTACCTCCAGCTGGAAGTCCAAACCCCATCATGCCTCATGTTATATTATCGTATTACTTTGGAGCATCACTAAAGGTCTGTCTTCAGGTGAAAGAGATGCTGGTCGGTGGAGACTTCAAACCAAACTGTGCCATGGTGGTGCTGGACTTTCTCATAAGACACTCCTGTATAGAGCCAGATACAGGTAGGACCTCCCCATCCAGGCCTGGGGTGCATTAGTCCCTCaaagtttgggaaccactgtCCATCAGATTTTCAAGAGTTGAAGGCAACTTTTTAATGACCTTTTTTAATGTCTTCTTTTGCAGAGCCTTACTATCAGGAGTTTGTGACGGGGCTTCATCAAACCTTATAGGATTAAGATCTTGAACACCATATACTCTTGATGCTGTCAAATATATTTCACCCTGTCCTGaatacaaaacatttattttaacccATTACTCCTAAGTaaatactgtgaaataaatatttttgtcCTTTCTTTTAAATTATATATAACCTTGTGACCTTTGCTTGAAGTCTCCATTACAGTTGACTCAATATTTCCAAATCTTCAATGAAGGGGAAGAAATCAAACGGACCACATGTGTGTATAAGACTTTTCCTGACTGTCTTTGGAAGCTGGACAAAAAAAGAACAGCTTGCTAGTTTCTGGATTTTGTATTTAGGCGAAGTTGATGCTTTAAAGATTTTCAACATTTAAGTTTTTAACCATTTAAGCAGTGTGCAAAATATGTGCAATTAATACAGAAGGGCATGGCAGCGTCATTTCCAAAGAGATTAAAGTGCATGAAAGATATTCTCAAAGGAAAGGTCTAAAACGAAAAGTTCAAGACGTAAACATACAGTGAACAAACAGGCAGTGGTTTATTGAAATCACTGCCAATCTGAATACACTATCCAATGTTTATAGAGCTGTAATATTTAAACCTAAATGTAAAATATCCCGGTCATTATGTTTGAGCCAAGTCAGCCATTAGTCAACTAGAACCAGGCAAACCAATGAATTACATGAAAAGGTTATAGAAAAAACACAGAATCTGTTAGTCTCATTATCCAGAGTAtgcacttatatatatatttatggtttaagtcaaataaaaacattaagcTTTTATCTATGTCATACATATGTTGAATCTATGTCATACATATGTTGAAAGTCAACGAtaaacaaactttttttttaatgaattatAACTCAAATAGGACCAATTAATCGGACTGTACTCCCTGCTGCTATCCCGACCATTGAGTTATATAGTAGACACTTAGGGTTATATTTCATAGATACACTTcgggttatatatatatataggctatacaaaGGCACTAGACACGGGTCGTCGTTAAGGTGCTGGTAGGGGCCCAGTGATCGAACCCACTATTGATAATGTGTTGAAGTGAATGGGGAGGCCGGACTGCCCTCGAACCACCGGGACACTGCACCAGATTATCCTGCCCCCCACCCCGCTCCACCAGGAGTTGCCAGAGTGAACCCGGGTCCCGCGTCCGTCACCTACCTGCTTCCTCTTGGCCAGCTCCCGTCGGGTGTGGTCGTCGTTGTGCAGGTCCTTCTTGTTGCCGACCAGGATGATGGGAACGTTGGGGCAGAAGTGTTTCACCTCTGGGGTCCACTTCTCAGGGATGTTCTCTGAGAGCCGACCGGAAGGTACGCAACGACAGTTAGCCAATAGTTAGGATTTACAGCATTATTTACATTTGGCCATTTAGCCGGCATTTCTATCCACAGTGTATTAAGTGCTGCCGAGAACAATCGAAACAAAAGCAAAATCGAAGCAAGTAATCAATCACCACTCAAATCATAAAGGAACAAACAGTGCAGTAATCTATATGACcgcgtggcctaatggataaggcgtctgacttcgaatcagaagattgagggttcgagtCCCTTCGTGGTCGCATTTTACAAATTTCTAGATTTGGATAactaaaaacattttcaataatAGATAGGCAACACAAGGTGTATTTTGGATTCATAACCCAAGCTGTCCAGGCTATCGATGGAGAAGCACATGAGAATGACGTCTGTGTCTTGGTAGGCCAGGGGCCTCACGCGATCATAGTCCTCCTGGCCAACTGTGTCCCACAGAGCGAGCTCCACctgaaataaacacacaacgGCTATGGCTAAGTTGTAGGTAGAAGTGGCTAGGGGCCGGTTCTTACCACGATGTCTACTGTCTATCTGCAGAAAAATgcgcaaaaaataaaaatgaaatctGCAGTACTTATGCGTAGACCACCTCACCTGCTTAGAGTCCACTTCGAAAACACCGACCCAGCCTTCAAACACGGTGGGCACGTACACCTCCGGGAACAGCTTTTTAAGGATAGCCGCCATCTGGCAGACAACACCAAGTCGCACTTTTTATTGTGTACATTAAAGGGCTTCCTCACCTTTTGTTTTTAAAAGGGGCTTTAAAGTATTGTTATTTTTCTCAGCATTACCTTTTCAACGCCACACAAGAAGTTCGCCTGCCGTGTGCGCACAGACTGAGCTGAACGACTGAGATATAGGGAAATAATCATTGTTTAAGGGCATAGACTTCACGATCtatagaaaatgaaaatgaagagTTATTTCCACGAGTTGTGCCCTTCCTCCAGGCAGGTCTCTGTCGATCTGCAGCCAGGAGGACGTGTTTACAAATCTACTAAAGTAATACATCATCATGGCAAAAGGCTCCAGGGAGGCTCGTAGTAAAGGCTGATCTTTATGCGGTCCTCCTACTCTATTAGTGGGTTAGTTGTCGAGTTCATGCTGTGTGAGTCTCTTCGGGGGCTCGTTGTCTCCGGGTCGAGCCTCTCCCGTCCCTGGGAAACCTTAGCTCGCGTTAGCTCATCTGCTTAGGTCTTCAGGTCAGCCGTTGTAAACCATTCAACTCCGTTTATGACAATTCCTGCTTTTATTCCGTCCGTCAAAAGTCGTTGTTTGGGCTTTGAACAGAGCAAGGATGCTTTAGGAAAGTGTTTTGTTTTCCTACCATTCTTCTCTTCTTTTCCTGCCCGACCCTCGCTCCGCCCCCCGTCACTGTCACATTAATTGAGACCAACCCTCTCAATTAAGACACGGCCAATCAAAAATAGGAGCTGGCAAAGGAACTTCTAACAAAGTAAACGGTAATTCACGGTTGCGCATGGAATagcttgtttattttattacaatacAAAGAACTGGATCATTAAGGTAAACAACGACCTGCCCTACAaaacgcttttttttttgtttttgaatgaCGGTCAATGGGCTATTGGCTTTGCATTGATTAGACTGATATCTAACATCTGTATTTCAGTTGATACGTTAATTAAACAAGTTTTGTTTGCGTTAGTACCATGACTTTATACATCTATTGCCAAGTATTCTCTGACACGGTCGAGTTAAATAGcccaataacaataacaataacaataagaaGACACAACTGCAACAATCCCAGACGACATTTATTAACGTAATATTGAAATACAATGTACAGTTGAAGTTGTGGGGCTCGGACCCACACAGACTAGTCCTCTCCGGCAGCAGCCAGCACGATCTTGCTGGAGTCGTAGTAGTCCTCGGCGATCAGCGGCAGAGCCTTGGCCTCTCTGTGCTTCAGCAGGCGCTCGGCCTCCCTCCTAGCCCACTGCCGCATGCTACGCAccggagagaggcagagtaggGGTCAGGGGGAGCAGCTACACATTAAGGGCTGATATGGAGGTGTGGGAGTGGGTGGCTGGGCAGGAAAGGCAGCGAGGGGCTTAGGGTGGTGGCTGGctagggagcgagggagggagggaggggagggagggagggagggagggagggagggaggggagggagggagggagggcgggagtttcatgggtgggtgggtgagagaTAAATAGACTTGCAGAGCTGAACACCAAAGGCAGAACTCAAAGCAGGGACTGCATTTCTGTTAAAGCCGAATGTTGAATATTACATTAACAATATTCATGTTTGTAATGGAAAGGGCTGCAAAACCTGAGACATTCACGCAAACATGTTAACTTTGAAACAACAATAGTAGTAAAAGGGCCAAAGTTGTTTGCTTGACATAGGCAACATaaacaactatatatatatatatatatatatatatatatatatatatatatagagcaagaagccctaacccctacctgctcattaatgacatagCCTTACTTAAAATTACCTACAAATGCAACTAAACAGTAATGCAAAACTATACGTGAAAGGGTGCTTTTGAACTACAGTAGTGTAGGCCtacccacccacacaaataataataagaggGTTACCCGTAGTCAGGCAAGTAGTGGATAAAGGTTCCTCCGATCACCAGCACCACAGAGACCCCAAAGAAGAAGGCCAGCCTCATGTTCCATTGATCTACCACTGGATCGGTGGAGAACCCATGGTAGTCGGGATTCTGGAAAAAGCAGTGGGCTCAAACTAATATACCTCGTGGTACTAGTTTACATATCCATTCCAGATCATTCACATTGTAATATTTTCTGCAGTATTGTAAATGTATGCACTTAACCGTCGTGAAATGTTAGCAAAACAGCAGACATTTGATAAAGAGGTAACGTGATGTTGGATATGATTACACGACATCCAGAGACACTGTACGATGCTGGGACTGGATAATGGAAGCCTAAACAGTGATCAGTGGGGGCTATGTTGATGTTTTACGTGAATGTTGAGTTCcacaaaacacagagagaggtccAGAGGTAAAATATCCCAAATAAACATCCACTGCAAGTTGATGTTGACGCCAGCGGATCCATACGGTCTGCTGGGTAGGATAACTCACCTTCACATAGTGGTTGACCTCGCCATGGTCATGGCTGTCCTGGGGAGGCAGGAGCTCCGACAGGGTGGCCGACCCGGCGGAGGCTGACTTCTGGGACTGCGAAACGAAACGAACCCCACTGTTGGCGAGAATACGGGGCAAGGTTGTCCCTAACCGGGTAAATCGGGATAGCATTTTGTCCGCTTCGGTTGTCACCCCAGCACCAACACACAGGATAGACACTACCGTCGACCCGGAAGTAGTAGTGGAAAAGAAAAACGCTACAACGGCGCCACCTGCTGGTCAACTGAACAAACTATGCCAGTAATGGGATTGCATCTAAAACCTGTCATGGCATGAACCAGGCTTCACTCCATCAGATATGCTACTGTCTACAGTGCAATCGCACATATGCATCAATTTTGTAGTTGGGTTGTAACAAGGGAAATTTGTTCGTTAAATTCCCAACCCTATAAAATCCAGACACTGAAAGAGCTGAATTGGCGACTACTGCGTTAAGCGAACGGTCGACTTCTGTTCCCCTTAATTCCACTAGTTGGCGCTAGGGTCTCGCTATAATATGAAGAGTCTTTCATATTTCCGCTTAGCTTGAATTAAATATTCACTGTGCTGGCCTtgttcttaaaggtcccatgacatgaaaatctcactttgtgaggttttctaacataaatatgagttcccctagcctgcctatggtcccccagtggctaaaacttgcgtttggtgtaaaacgagcactagctgttctgctcgcctttgaaaaaacggaggctcaagcgcgctgatttggaatgtctgtgctcatgacgtcatgaggaatctcggctcctccccttactctgcctggcccgcccagagacgttggcccgccaatgagactcgaccgtgcgagcgccacgtgtgtgtgtgtgtgtgtgtgtgtgcgcgcgtgtgtgtgtgtgtgtgtgtgtgtgtgtgtgtgtgtgtgtgtgtgtgtgtgtgtgtgtgtgtgtgtgtgtgtgtgtgtgtgtgtgtgtgtgtgtgtgtgtgtgtgtgtgtgtgtgtgtgtgtgtgtgtgtgaatacacacactgtaacgcaagtgtttcttgtcggttctttgacgtgtcttgtatttccacaacgagactgtcgtgggggttatctgagccatgtttgagaaggaattgggggaaaggaactttggtttgactcgctgaagtacatgaactgcgacatgccgccggttgccgcgaggcaccatcgcccggcagcgggcagctggcagcaggcagcgcgcggttcagtcgacttcaggttgatgtgaaagtggaagaaccagagacgtcgcagaacccgacaaagtcgtttgtgattcataatatcgtctggaggcgcacacaatatattatatgatatagatatttatgtattatatgatattatttagatatagagctccaggactgtaacgcaagtgttgtacacttccttgttatttgg harbors:
- the tpk2 gene encoding thiamine pyrophosphokinase 2 isoform X2 is translated as MRSGSCRARCLRFMVADQQVGWILPQMAAILRNFPDVFDPPSDGALSLSSRLDTHSKRSEEVDRVLQSLRRSDALTCLKGWRDERYDVMARYCDAPLMSMERSATSLFGVRRYGVHINGFCRSADGGLRMWLARRSATKQTYAGRLDNLAAGGLAAGMGIGDTALKECEEEACIPAAIAVKARSVTTVSYTYEEEEGIFPESQFVFDLELPADFQPRVGDGEVQEFYFLPMDKVKEMLVGGDFKPNCAMVVLDFLIRHSCIEPDTEPYYQEFVTGLHQTL
- the tpk2 gene encoding thiamine pyrophosphokinase 2 isoform X1, encoding MRSGKIVNVYSRFIGVKYHKLHRPYLLSSIVRRLRVVSLQAVEMATVWSEKMLQLLRKMNNFHSPGSCRARCLRFMVADQQVGWILPQMAAILRNFPDVFDPPSDGALSLSSRLDTHSKRSEEVDRVLQSLRRSDALTCLKGWRDERYDVMARYCDAPLMSMERSATSLFGVRRYGVHINGFCRSADGGLRMWLARRSATKQTYAGRLDNLAAGGLAAGMGIGDTALKECEEEACIPAAIAVKARSVTTVSYTYEEEEGIFPESQFVFDLELPADFQPRVGDGEVQEFYFLPMDKVKEMLVGGDFKPNCAMVVLDFLIRHSCIEPDTEPYYQEFVTGLHQTL
- the ndufb11 gene encoding NADH dehydrogenase [ubiquinone] 1 beta subcomplex subunit 11, mitochondrial yields the protein MLSRFTRLGTTLPRILANSGVRFVSQSQKSASAGSATLSELLPPQDSHDHGEVNHYVKNPDYHGFSTDPVVDQWNMRLAFFFGVSVVLVIGGTFIHYLPDYGMRQWARREAERLLKHREAKALPLIAEDYYDSSKIVLAAAGED